The Emcibacter nanhaiensis genome window below encodes:
- a CDS encoding sodium-dependent transporter: MQQRKWTSKLYFLAAAVGSAVGISNIWKFTYVAGENGGGAFILVYVIALACIALPALIAEFVIGRRGGQGVVRSMEVLAETEQTSPKWRWYGWLAVTAVFIALSFYSVVAGWTVDYFITSLLPDGQVSDAGQAAGKLAEMLADPVRMMSFQAVFIALTAFTVAFGIKGGLERMLGWMTPGLFIILAILLVYATLYGNMGQALSFLFAPDFSTLTPTIILMAFGQAFFSLGVGVGVLMTIASYMDKETPLVRSAIIVAAADGGVAMLAGLAIFPIVFAHGLSPAEGPGLIFATLPVAFGQMPGGTIVGPLFFLLLAIAALTSAITLLETVVACLEDLTSFSRAKLTVLAAVILWALGLLTVFSNNIWADFHPLGFISLFADKTIFGLLDYLVSNILMPLGGICVAVLAGWGLGKASLLDEMQVRDSTLFRIWLFLIRYLVPLIIGAVFLLNLI, translated from the coding sequence ATGCAACAGCGTAAATGGACTTCCAAACTTTATTTCCTGGCCGCGGCGGTCGGCAGTGCCGTGGGAATTTCCAACATCTGGAAATTCACCTATGTGGCTGGGGAAAACGGGGGCGGCGCCTTTATCCTGGTCTATGTCATTGCTCTGGCCTGTATTGCCCTGCCGGCCCTGATTGCCGAATTCGTGATCGGCCGGCGCGGCGGCCAGGGAGTGGTGCGCAGCATGGAAGTGCTGGCGGAAACCGAACAGACCTCGCCCAAATGGCGCTGGTACGGCTGGCTGGCGGTGACCGCGGTTTTCATCGCGCTCAGTTTCTATTCCGTAGTGGCTGGCTGGACCGTCGATTATTTTATCACTTCGCTGCTGCCCGACGGGCAGGTCAGTGACGCCGGCCAAGCTGCAGGAAAGCTGGCCGAAATGCTGGCCGACCCGGTGCGGATGATGAGTTTCCAGGCGGTCTTTATTGCGCTCACTGCCTTTACCGTAGCCTTCGGCATCAAGGGTGGGCTCGAGCGCATGCTCGGTTGGATGACGCCCGGGCTGTTTATCATTCTGGCGATCCTGCTGGTTTATGCCACGCTCTATGGCAATATGGGACAGGCGCTCAGCTTCCTGTTCGCCCCGGATTTTTCCACTCTGACCCCGACCATCATCCTGATGGCGTTTGGTCAGGCCTTTTTCTCCCTTGGTGTAGGTGTTGGTGTCCTGATGACCATCGCGTCATATATGGACAAAGAGACACCTCTGGTCAGGTCCGCCATCATCGTGGCCGCTGCCGATGGTGGTGTAGCGATGCTGGCGGGGCTGGCTATTTTCCCGATTGTTTTCGCCCATGGTCTGTCGCCGGCGGAGGGACCGGGCCTGATCTTCGCCACCCTGCCGGTGGCCTTCGGCCAGATGCCGGGCGGTACAATTGTCGGGCCGCTGTTTTTCCTGCTGCTGGCCATTGCCGCCCTGACCTCTGCCATCACCTTGCTGGAAACGGTGGTCGCTTGTCTCGAGGACCTGACGTCCTTCAGCCGTGCCAAACTGACGGTACTGGCTGCCGTTATCCTCTGGGCGCTGGGCCTGCTGACGGTCTTTTCCAACAACATCTGGGCCGATTTCCACCCGCTGGGCTTTATCAGCCTGTTCGCCGACAAGACCATTTTCGGCCTGCTCGATTATCTGGTGTCCAATATCCTGATGCCACTTGGCGGAATCTGTGTGGCGGTGCTGGCCGGCTGGGGCCTGGGCAAGGCCAGCCTGCTCGATGAGATGCAGGTCAGGGATAGTACCCTGTTCCGGATCTGGCTGTTCCTGATCCGCTATCTGGTGCCGCTGATCATCGGCGCCGTGTTCCTGCTCAACCTGATTTAA
- a CDS encoding VirB4 family type IV secretion/conjugal transfer ATPase — translation MEELKGFSKWIDKEQHAGERLPYARLLNDSTILLRNGSLMQCLHVAGYPFETADEQSLEQRKSVREMILRAGADSHLVIYHHLIRRRIRAVVGGRFEDPVCDYVNNRWQNALDSRDMFVNELYITILHRPREGKIGLIDRITRQRQNREERRLADLKRLEAATASLLSGLESFHPRLLESYDTPTGLFSEPLELLAALYNGDMRPVLIPEQLTDKKDLGDYLPVKRISFGLDTIERCGASSADRSFSALFGFKEYPPYTSPGLLDSLLRLPHEIILSESFSHVDRQIALERISLALRRLKASDDDGYSLRSSLAEAKDAASAGKTGFGEHHLSVLVNAPSLPALDQAAADVASVLADTGSIAVREDLNLEAGFWGQFPGNRDYVTRKSLVSVSNFADLASLHCVPTGQPEGHHWGDAVTIFETSASTPRFFSLHKGDLGHFSVIGPTGSGKTVVLNFLLAQAQKFKPRTVFFDKDRGAEIFLRAIGGNYASLSPGRPTGFNPLQIADTPAGRAFLQAFITCLVADPAGKLTTEEEARLGAALDANFEQPPAYRRLRYFQELLGGSQAPTDDDMIARLAPWHSEGEYAWVFDNATDSLDFTRQVTAFDMTELLDEATLCTPAMMYMFYRLNETLDGTPTMIMIDEGWKLLDNPFFSARLRDWMKTFRKRNAIVGFGTQSARDALESSLSRTITEQVATQIFMPNARALESDYCAGFGLGRHEYDLIRALPPESHAFLVKQGNESSIVRLNLAGLPDLLRLFSGNEASLRQLDRLRVDVGDAPENWWPELIGTPWPGDNLWTEVAE, via the coding sequence TTATCATCACCTGATCCGACGCCGGATCCGGGCGGTCGTCGGCGGTCGATTCGAGGATCCGGTCTGTGACTATGTCAACAATCGCTGGCAGAATGCACTCGACAGCCGGGACATGTTTGTCAATGAACTTTATATCACCATCCTCCACCGCCCCCGGGAAGGTAAAATCGGACTGATCGACCGGATCACCCGGCAGCGCCAGAACCGGGAGGAACGCCGTCTGGCGGACCTGAAACGACTTGAGGCGGCAACGGCCTCCCTTCTTTCGGGACTGGAAAGTTTCCACCCCCGTCTGCTGGAAAGCTATGACACACCGACTGGTCTCTTTTCCGAGCCACTTGAATTGCTAGCCGCCTTGTATAACGGAGATATGCGTCCTGTCCTGATCCCGGAACAGCTGACTGACAAGAAGGATCTTGGAGACTATCTTCCTGTGAAAAGGATCAGCTTTGGTCTGGACACAATTGAACGATGCGGCGCCTCTTCCGCCGACCGGTCTTTTTCCGCACTTTTCGGCTTCAAGGAATATCCGCCTTATACAAGCCCGGGCCTCCTGGACAGCTTGCTTCGTCTTCCTCATGAGATCATCCTGAGCGAAAGTTTCAGTCATGTGGACCGTCAGATTGCCCTGGAACGTATCTCCCTCGCATTGCGGCGTCTGAAGGCGTCCGATGACGATGGATACAGCTTGCGCAGCAGCCTTGCCGAAGCCAAAGACGCCGCTTCCGCCGGGAAGACCGGTTTTGGTGAACATCATTTATCGGTGCTGGTCAATGCCCCCAGCCTGCCGGCCCTGGACCAGGCGGCCGCGGATGTTGCATCGGTTCTGGCCGATACCGGCTCCATCGCTGTGCGGGAAGACCTCAACCTGGAAGCGGGCTTCTGGGGCCAATTTCCCGGTAATCGGGACTATGTCACCCGCAAGTCACTGGTTTCCGTTTCCAATTTTGCCGACCTGGCTTCCCTGCATTGCGTCCCCACCGGTCAGCCGGAAGGCCACCACTGGGGTGATGCCGTCACCATTTTCGAGACCTCGGCCTCAACGCCCCGCTTCTTTTCCCTCCATAAAGGCGACCTCGGACATTTTTCCGTCATCGGCCCGACCGGGTCCGGCAAGACTGTCGTCTTGAATTTTCTGCTGGCCCAGGCCCAGAAGTTCAAGCCCCGTACAGTCTTTTTCGACAAGGACCGCGGCGCGGAAATCTTTCTTCGGGCCATCGGCGGTAATTATGCCAGCCTGAGTCCGGGCAGGCCGACGGGCTTTAATCCTCTTCAGATTGCCGATACGCCTGCCGGACGGGCTTTTCTCCAGGCTTTCATCACTTGCCTGGTTGCAGATCCCGCCGGCAAACTCACCACAGAAGAAGAGGCCCGCCTCGGCGCCGCCCTCGATGCCAATTTCGAGCAACCGCCCGCCTATCGCCGCCTGCGTTATTTCCAGGAACTCCTCGGCGGCAGCCAGGCTCCCACCGATGATGACATGATCGCCCGCCTTGCCCCCTGGCACAGCGAGGGGGAGTATGCCTGGGTGTTTGATAACGCGACGGACAGCCTGGATTTCACCCGGCAGGTGACCGCCTTCGACATGACCGAACTGCTGGACGAAGCCACCCTGTGCACCCCGGCGATGATGTATATGTTCTACCGGCTCAATGAAACGCTGGACGGCACGCCAACCATGATCATGATCGATGAAGGCTGGAAACTGCTCGACAATCCCTTTTTCAGCGCCAGGTTGCGGGACTGGATGAAAACCTTCCGCAAGCGCAACGCCATTGTCGGCTTCGGCACCCAGAGTGCCCGGGATGCCCTCGAGAGCAGCTTGTCGCGCACCATCACCGAACAGGTCGCCACCCAGATTTTCATGCCCAATGCCCGTGCCCTGGAAAGCGATTATTGCGCAGGCTTCGGCCTCGGCCGTCACGAATATGACCTCATCCGCGCCCTGCCCCCGGAAAGCCATGCCTTTCTGGTGAAACAGGGAAATGAAAGTTCCATTGTCCGGCTCAATCTTGCAGGCTTGCCGGACCTGCTTCGTCTTTTCTCGGGCAATGAGGCCAGCTTGCGGCAGCTTGACAGATTGAGGGTAGATGTCGGCGACGCTCCGGAAAACTGGTGGCCGGAACTGATCGGCACCCCCTGGCCCGGCGATAATCTCTGGACGGAGGTGGCGGAATGA
- the virB11 gene encoding P-type DNA transfer ATPase VirB11, with product MTSRHSEIVEITPGSTSGGFYLQRFLAPFQPWLKRRDISEILVNRPEEIWIEVRGKPQMERLKVPEVTTPLLARLAGQIARYSRQGVNNASPLLSAILPDGSRVQMVAPAATRGHWGLAIRRHTATDLTLDAYRHRPSENPEMISLSEDSPMDLLIQAVHQRKTVLISGGTSSGKTTFLNALLKEVPASERIIAVEDTPEIFLGHENALGLVAVHGPAGEDRVSLDDLLKASLRLRPDRIIVGEVRGPEAVTFLRAVNTGHPGSLTTIHANSPQGALEQMAMMVMQAQLGLGWDETLRYISSLVDVVVQLGRSGGQRYISEIILTR from the coding sequence ATGACCTCCCGCCATTCGGAGATCGTGGAGATCACGCCGGGCTCCACCAGCGGCGGCTTCTACCTGCAGCGGTTTCTCGCTCCTTTTCAACCCTGGCTGAAACGGCGCGATATCAGCGAAATCCTGGTCAATCGCCCGGAAGAGATCTGGATCGAAGTGCGCGGCAAGCCGCAAATGGAGCGCCTCAAAGTTCCAGAGGTGACCACCCCCCTGCTCGCGCGGCTGGCTGGGCAGATTGCCCGCTACAGCCGCCAAGGGGTGAATAATGCCTCCCCTCTCCTGTCCGCCATCCTGCCCGACGGTTCCCGCGTCCAGATGGTTGCGCCGGCCGCAACTCGTGGGCATTGGGGGCTCGCCATCCGGCGCCATACGGCGACCGACCTGACCCTGGATGCTTACCGTCACCGCCCGTCAGAAAATCCCGAGATGATATCCCTATCGGAGGATTCCCCCATGGACCTTCTGATCCAGGCCGTTCACCAGCGCAAAACCGTATTGATTTCCGGCGGCACCTCTTCCGGCAAGACCACTTTTCTAAATGCCCTGCTCAAGGAAGTTCCGGCCAGCGAACGGATTATCGCTGTAGAAGACACACCGGAAATTTTCCTCGGCCATGAAAACGCCCTTGGGCTGGTGGCGGTGCACGGCCCGGCCGGGGAGGACCGCGTCAGCCTTGACGACCTGCTGAAAGCTTCCCTGCGCCTGCGTCCCGATCGAATAATCGTCGGAGAAGTCCGCGGTCCCGAAGCGGTAACTTTTCTCAGGGCGGTCAATACGGGTCACCCCGGCTCGCTCACCACCATTCACGCCAATTCCCCCCAGGGAGCGCTGGAACAAATGGCCATGATGGTAATGCAGGCCCAACTCGGGCTCGGCTGGGACGAAACGCTACGCTATATTTCTTCACTGGTGGATGTGGTAGTGCAACTGGGCCGCTCCGGCGGCCAACGCTATATTTCGGAAATAATTCTGACCCGATAG
- a CDS encoding TrbI/VirB10 family protein: MKHDQNPLPPSDENSPEDFESGVINAMPQIGRGGTSSDRLVMIVAVVGALFLGLYTFSLMDRNRQEKALPVVAKETIEPADVPLPKLDETTEPEPVPEPVNKQVAPPPKRNMDRARAPTLVYDISGGSVHQVSAQPAAKGPGPSPAGGEKMTAEEQFALRLSSQNHKVVRASRTAARLDSLVPQGTIIKGVLETAINSDLPGYVRAMVSEEVRGFDGSRVLIPRGSRLIGQYRSGLAVGQTRAFILWTRLLTPDGISINLGSPAADGTGQSGLGGDVNTHFFKRFGSAILMSIVGGFSAALGGDDADVVVGVSQNAQSAASIALQQNIQIPPTITIDQGESIRVITARDVDFSAIDAEGAP, translated from the coding sequence GTGAAGCATGATCAAAATCCCCTGCCGCCGAGTGATGAAAATTCACCGGAAGATTTTGAAAGTGGCGTGATCAACGCCATGCCGCAGATCGGCCGGGGCGGCACTTCCTCCGACAGGCTGGTCATGATCGTTGCTGTTGTCGGCGCCTTGTTCCTCGGCCTCTACACCTTTTCCCTGATGGACCGGAACCGTCAGGAAAAAGCACTCCCTGTTGTGGCGAAGGAGACAATTGAACCGGCTGATGTTCCATTGCCGAAGCTGGACGAAACGACTGAACCTGAACCCGTTCCCGAGCCAGTGAATAAACAAGTCGCGCCGCCGCCCAAACGCAATATGGACCGCGCCCGGGCACCAACCCTGGTCTATGACATCAGTGGCGGCAGTGTTCATCAGGTCAGTGCACAACCTGCCGCGAAGGGTCCCGGTCCCAGTCCTGCCGGCGGGGAGAAAATGACCGCGGAGGAACAATTCGCCCTGCGTCTGTCGAGCCAGAACCATAAAGTGGTCAGGGCGAGCCGGACCGCCGCCCGGCTGGATAGCCTGGTCCCGCAGGGCACCATCATCAAGGGTGTGCTAGAGACGGCCATAAATTCAGACCTGCCCGGCTATGTCCGCGCCATGGTCAGCGAAGAAGTGCGCGGCTTTGACGGCAGCCGTGTGCTGATCCCCAGGGGGTCCCGCCTGATCGGCCAGTATCGCAGTGGTCTCGCCGTCGGCCAGACCCGGGCCTTCATCCTCTGGACACGATTGCTGACGCCGGACGGGATTTCTATTAACCTGGGATCGCCCGCCGCAGACGGCACCGGCCAATCCGGTCTCGGCGGAGATGTAAATACCCATTTCTTCAAACGGTTCGGCTCCGCCATCCTGATGTCCATCGTCGGCGGGTTCAGCGCCGCATTGGGCGGTGATGATGCCGATGTCGTGGTGGGTGTAAGCCAGAATGCCCAGAGCGCCGCGTCCATTGCCCTGCAGCAGAATATCCAGATCCCGCCGACCATCACCATTGACCAGGGGGAATCCATCCGGGTGATTACCGCCCGGGATGTGGATTTCTCCGCCATTGATGCAGAAGGTGCGCCATGA
- the virB9 gene encoding P-type conjugative transfer protein VirB9, giving the protein MKQKKIFIYLLWFLQSLMGIAHPALAAEEPAPGLLDARLRTLIYNPLQVYRLRAYDGYQIMLEFGLDEKIQNVALGDSMSWQITPNKAGNLMFLKPVVLPGTTNMAVITDKRRYHFELVAVEGQPTSAQDLIFNVRFNYPAPLKEETEVEAVDSEKSNVETPAPVSSQQDPVAALLAENRSLNLNYRYKGDDTLLPDRIFDDGISTYLHWPREQTLPAIFLVDGRKKESVINFAVQGDYVVLDRIAPVFVLRNGRDETYIYNRPLYGKKKGHEIPQTPLPAQAASTSGDNL; this is encoded by the coding sequence ATGAAACAAAAGAAAATCTTCATATACTTGCTCTGGTTTCTGCAGTCCCTTATGGGGATCGCCCATCCAGCTCTTGCTGCCGAAGAACCGGCACCGGGTCTGCTTGACGCCAGGTTGCGTACCCTCATTTATAATCCGCTCCAAGTCTATCGCCTGAGAGCCTATGACGGCTATCAGATTATGCTGGAGTTCGGTCTGGACGAAAAAATCCAGAATGTGGCGCTGGGCGATTCCATGAGCTGGCAGATCACCCCCAACAAAGCCGGAAACCTGATGTTTCTGAAACCGGTCGTTTTACCCGGCACCACCAATATGGCGGTGATTACCGACAAGCGTCGCTATCATTTCGAACTGGTGGCAGTTGAGGGACAGCCGACTTCTGCGCAAGACCTGATCTTCAACGTTCGGTTCAACTATCCCGCTCCTCTGAAGGAGGAAACCGAAGTAGAAGCTGTCGATTCTGAGAAATCAAATGTCGAAACGCCTGCACCGGTATCCTCCCAACAGGATCCGGTAGCGGCCCTGCTTGCAGAAAACCGCTCTCTTAACCTCAATTATCGATACAAAGGAGATGACACGCTGTTGCCGGACCGCATTTTCGATGACGGCATTTCCACCTATCTGCACTGGCCGCGTGAACAAACCCTGCCCGCCATTTTCCTTGTGGACGGCCGCAAGAAGGAAAGCGTGATCAATTTCGCCGTTCAGGGAGACTATGTGGTGCTCGACCGGATCGCTCCGGTTTTTGTCCTGCGCAACGGCCGCGACGAAACCTATATCTACAATCGTCCCCTGTATGGGAAAAAGAAAGGGCATGAAATTCCCCAGACTCCGCTTCCCGCTCAAGCTGCCTCAACATCGGGAGACAACCTGTGA
- a CDS encoding type II toxin-antitoxin system Phd/YefM family antitoxin codes for MTTTVTASEFQKNFGQYKELAQREAVSVTNNGRESVVLLSAAEYKEFLKFKQSRYAYNGEVTDTFKSDVDAFMGEYSVVLDGLAK; via the coding sequence ATGACAACGACAGTAACCGCTTCTGAGTTCCAGAAAAACTTTGGGCAGTATAAAGAACTGGCCCAACGAGAAGCCGTGAGTGTGACAAATAACGGCCGCGAAAGCGTCGTGTTGCTCTCTGCTGCCGAGTATAAAGAATTCCTGAAATTCAAACAATCACGCTATGCTTACAACGGCGAAGTCACGGACACTTTCAAAAGTGATGTTGATGCTTTCATGGGAGAGTACAGTGTTGTACTGGATGGCCTGGCCAAGTGA
- a CDS encoding VOC family protein encodes MLPGYCHVDHVSITVADLDKAVDFYCKIFGAEVAYRMGPFDAEEIPEMEDSRDWTEAHVDVKDARLSLCMLKLASNLMIELFEYERGEDQKSTPPRNCDIGGHHLAFKVENIEKAVEYLEENGCAAMAGPIVMEEGPTVGARAQYLRDPFGNYMELMEYDRQGFMAETGITPYGTAAND; translated from the coding sequence ATGCTACCCGGATATTGTCATGTGGATCATGTCTCCATCACCGTTGCCGACCTGGACAAGGCGGTTGATTTTTACTGCAAGATATTCGGGGCCGAGGTTGCCTATCGCATGGGACCGTTTGATGCGGAAGAAATTCCGGAAATGGAGGACAGCCGCGACTGGACCGAGGCCCATGTTGATGTGAAGGACGCGCGCCTGTCGCTCTGCATGCTGAAGCTGGCCTCCAACCTGATGATTGAGCTGTTTGAATATGAGCGGGGCGAGGATCAGAAATCGACGCCGCCGCGGAACTGCGATATTGGCGGCCATCACCTGGCCTTCAAGGTGGAAAATATCGAAAAGGCGGTAGAGTATCTGGAAGAAAATGGTTGCGCCGCCATGGCCGGTCCCATCGTCATGGAGGAGGGCCCCACGGTCGGCGCCCGGGCGCAATATCTGCGCGACCCCTTCGGAAATTACATGGAACTGATGGAATATGACCGGCAGGGCTTTATGGCGGAGACCGGCATCACCCCCTACGGCACCGCCGCCAACGATTGA
- a CDS encoding Fic family protein has translation MSFKIDTLKITPEILSLIAEIDEFKGAWKALGTLAPERLSALRRVATIESVGSSTRIEGSTLSDRDVERLLSNLDIKTFDTRDEQEVVGYAKVMETVFSNFEHIDLTENHIKQFHRDLLAFSSKVERHRGEYKTHPNHVSAFDAEGKEVGVIFETASPFDTPHLMQELIAWTNDAFEEKHLHPLLIVTIFIVVFLEIHPFSDGNGRLSRILTTLLLLRAGYIYVPYSSLESVIEQSKDSYYLALRRTQGTIRTDDPEWNTWVTFFLHSLQQHKRRLEKKIESERIMIGTLPELSLEILELVKERGRITIGEVVTLIGANRNTAKKHLRDLVAANHLAQHGTGKGTWYSRT, from the coding sequence ATGAGTTTTAAAATCGACACACTGAAGATCACTCCTGAAATTCTCTCCCTCATTGCTGAGATAGATGAATTCAAAGGTGCATGGAAAGCGCTGGGGACCCTGGCGCCTGAGCGTCTGTCGGCACTGCGTCGGGTCGCCACTATCGAAAGCGTTGGCTCTTCCACGCGTATTGAAGGTAGCACGCTTTCGGATCGGGATGTGGAACGCCTGCTTTCCAATCTGGATATCAAAACTTTTGATACACGCGACGAACAGGAAGTGGTGGGTTACGCAAAGGTGATGGAAACGGTCTTTTCTAATTTCGAGCATATCGACCTGACAGAAAACCATATCAAGCAATTCCACCGTGATCTTTTGGCCTTTAGCTCTAAGGTTGAACGTCATCGGGGTGAGTATAAAACCCATCCCAACCATGTCAGTGCGTTTGATGCTGAGGGGAAGGAGGTGGGGGTCATATTTGAAACCGCTTCTCCTTTCGATACACCGCATCTGATGCAGGAATTGATCGCCTGGACAAATGATGCTTTTGAAGAAAAGCATCTGCATCCCTTGCTGATTGTTACGATTTTCATTGTAGTGTTCCTGGAAATCCATCCCTTCTCGGATGGGAATGGTAGGCTCTCGCGCATCCTGACTACATTGCTGTTGTTGCGGGCAGGATATATCTATGTGCCCTATAGCTCGCTTGAGAGCGTCATTGAGCAAAGCAAGGATTCCTATTACTTAGCGTTGAGAAGAACGCAGGGGACAATTCGGACCGATGACCCAGAATGGAACACCTGGGTCACATTTTTTTTGCACTCCCTACAACAACATAAACGGCGGCTGGAAAAGAAAATCGAAAGTGAGCGCATCATGATCGGCACATTGCCGGAACTCTCACTTGAAATCCTGGAACTGGTTAAAGAAAGAGGCCGGATCACCATCGGGGAGGTTGTCACTCTTATCGGAGCGAATAGAAATACTGCCAAAAAGCATCTGCGTGATCTTGTGGCTGCCAATCATCTTGCACAGCATGGTACGGGCAAGGGAACTTGGTATAGCAGGACTTAG
- a CDS encoding RidA family protein has protein sequence MSREIINPDSMYETVQYGFSHAAASTATKTIHCAGQVAWDKDYSLVGEGDLAAQCEQVFKNLTEVLAASGATAANVVRMRTYVVDYSPDKLEAIGPAIAAFYGNNLPAANTVLGVAALAMPGFLLEVEVTAMTDG, from the coding sequence ATGAGCAGAGAAATCATCAATCCCGACAGCATGTATGAAACCGTGCAATATGGCTTTTCCCATGCCGCCGCCAGTACGGCGACCAAGACCATTCATTGCGCGGGCCAGGTGGCCTGGGACAAGGACTATAGCCTGGTTGGGGAAGGGGATCTCGCCGCACAATGTGAACAGGTCTTTAAAAACCTGACCGAAGTGCTGGCTGCATCTGGGGCAACCGCCGCCAATGTGGTGCGTATGCGCACCTATGTGGTGGATTACAGCCCGGACAAGCTGGAAGCGATCGGACCGGCAATTGCCGCCTTTTATGGCAACAACCTGCCTGCCGCCAACACAGTACTGGGCGTCGCCGCCCTAGCCATGCCGGGTTTTCTGCTCGAGGTAGAAGTTACGGCCATGACCGATGGTTAA
- a CDS encoding type IV secretion system protein, with the protein MTATCPAFSGDVTSRLDLLLATLDCHIRVGVDGAYGRLFGAGSAFQPVLTACLTLFLAFFAFRLLSGRSRISLSGLLPRIILLGVILTLITSWSAYHTLFYRVLTDGPDELVSLLLGKGENAITFSTLLQQSFDRMLSVAASLGNESVSPYTGNLLSTGTLLWIDALVLMLTTLGALIIAKLALGLLLALGPLFILLALFAGTRGLFTGWLKLSFVFALMPLVVTLLGRMMLEAISPLMSSLNTMGMFSVTGTVSPVILLTIATFIYVILLYVVLRSAHSLTSAWHFPFSSKDRQETPAGTAADVPFSPSAATRPEPGNVQSASHQVAAPAAASRGIDTLIAGLSANLPAPVTEISSRTVDQPAPALGNLSASAAVAPGLLRSTISGRASDRAQQTRTSAPRATRKTSPRISRK; encoded by the coding sequence ATGACAGCAACCTGCCCCGCCTTTTCCGGCGATGTCACCTCCCGCCTTGACCTGCTTCTGGCCACGCTGGATTGTCATATCCGGGTCGGCGTAGACGGCGCCTATGGCAGATTGTTCGGCGCCGGCTCCGCCTTCCAGCCGGTCCTGACCGCCTGCCTGACCCTTTTCCTGGCCTTTTTCGCCTTCCGGCTTCTCAGCGGGCGCAGCAGGATAAGCCTTTCCGGGCTGTTGCCCCGGATTATCCTGCTGGGGGTCATCCTGACCCTGATCACCTCCTGGTCGGCATACCACACCCTGTTTTACCGGGTTCTGACCGACGGCCCTGACGAGCTTGTCTCCCTTCTTCTGGGAAAAGGGGAAAACGCGATCACTTTCAGCACCCTGCTGCAACAGTCTTTCGACCGCATGCTGTCTGTTGCCGCATCCCTTGGCAATGAATCCGTTTCCCCCTATACCGGAAACCTGCTGTCCACCGGCACCCTTCTCTGGATCGATGCCCTTGTTCTGATGCTGACGACACTCGGGGCACTGATTATTGCCAAGCTCGCCCTCGGTCTGCTGCTGGCGCTGGGGCCCCTGTTTATCCTGCTGGCTTTGTTTGCCGGCACCCGCGGCCTGTTCACGGGATGGCTGAAGCTGTCCTTTGTCTTTGCCCTGATGCCGCTGGTGGTAACCCTGCTCGGCCGTATGATGCTGGAGGCGATCTCGCCCCTGATGAGCTCGCTGAACACCATGGGCATGTTCTCTGTCACCGGCACCGTCTCGCCGGTCATCCTGTTGACGATCGCGACTTTCATTTATGTCATCCTGCTCTATGTCGTCCTGCGGAGCGCCCATAGCCTGACTTCGGCATGGCATTTCCCCTTCTCATCCAAGGACAGGCAGGAAACGCCTGCAGGGACTGCAGCGGATGTGCCTTTCTCTCCCAGCGCCGCAACCAGGCCGGAGCCAGGAAATGTACAATCAGCTTCTCACCAAGTCGCCGCCCCTGCCGCTGCGTCACGCGGCATTGACACCCTGATCGCCGGACTGTCGGCAAACCTTCCAGCACCGGTTACGGAAATCAGTTCCCGAACCGTAGACCAACCTGCCCCGGCGCTGGGTAATTTGTCCGCCTCTGCCGCAGTTGCACCAGGACTGCTCCGTTCCACGATTTCCGGTCGGGCAAGTGACAGGGCGCAACAGACAAGAACCAGCGCGCCTAGGGCGACCCGGAAAACATCCCCTCGGATAAGCAGAAAATGA